The Actinomyces viscosus genome segment TCTTCCGGAAGGAAGCCTGGGCGCGGGCCGGATGGCCCTGCGCCCAGGCACTGCGAAGGCCCGCCCCGGTTAGACCACCGGGCCGGGCCCTTCGCAACGAGGTCGCTTACCGGTTCCCATTCGGCAGCGGGTCCTCCTTCACTGGAACGTCCGAGCACATTCCCTTGGCTGTGGCCCAGACTCGATGGTTGCCGGTCAGCGGTACTCCCCAGTACCTCGCGGCCGCCACCGTCCAGCGGTGACTATGACTCTGCCGACGCTGTCTGAGAGAAGGCTGGAAATAACGCATCTAAATGATGACGCTTGATGACGATATGGTTACGGCCCTCCGGGGATGACAACACCCTACCTCAAGACCGTTGGAACGGTGCCAGATTCTCGACACGTTCGAGAGCGGTCAGTTCGACGTCGGACTTCCAAAAAGTGTCTTGAAGTAGCCATAGAAGTTCCAGTTCCCCCACGAGGTGCACTGGTCGCCGCCGCTGCCGGCCGCCTCGTTGGGCTGGAAGGGCGTGTAGTTGTACAGGCCCGCCGTCGCCTGGTTCGTCACCGTGAGCTCACTGCTGCCGCACTGCGCGTCGGGCGAAAAGGCGATCTGCGTCGGCCGCTGCGCCACCACGTCATAGGTCCCCGGGTTGAGACGGTAGCGCTGGAACTGGGACGCCGCCCCATAGAGCTGGGAGGAGAAGCCGGCCCACTGAGGGTCGCAGGTTCCCTGATCGGGACAGGCGTAACCGGCTGCAGCCTCGTAGTCGCGGGCGCTCAGGCTCTGACCGGAGGCGGTCAGCAGCCCCTGCTCCTTGTGGATGAGGACGAGGAGCACCTGAGGATTGATGTCGCACGCCTGCGAGACCTGCCAGACGACGTCGGCCGCGCTGAGCCCGGAGGCGGCCTCGATGCCGCCGGGGCAGAAGGTGGTGGCCTCGCGGGCCGGCATGGAGAAGGTGGCCGACGCCAGGCACTCGGTGCCGTCGCTGCCCGGCTGACACCCGGCGTTGACCCGCGTCACAAAGGTCGCGATCTCCTCGCGCGTCATCGCGTCGGCGTCGTAGAAGACCTCGTCGTCGATGATGCGGGAGGCGTCGAAACCACTCGCATCGGGCGCCAGCGGGGTCGGTGCGGAGCTGGTGGCCCCGGAGGTCTGCCGCCCCAGGTTGATCAGCCCACTGAGCGAGGAGCCGGCCGCGCGCAGCGCGATCAGACCCACCAGGAGCGTGACCAGGAAGGCGCCGAGGACCACGCCGAGCGGACTGCGCAGAAAGGCCAGGACGGAACCTCCCCGACCACGCCTGCGACGCTTGACGCTAGCTCTGAGACGGCCCGGGCGCTCGGAGCCTCCCCGGCGCTCCTGAGTCCGCCCGGGATGGCGGCCCTGGCCACTGGGCCGGGCGCGGTCGACGCCGCGCTGCGCCGTCGGGCGGGCGCGTTGCGAGGCGGGGGCCGATTGAGACGATGCGGAGCCGCCGGCGCTTCGGCGGGCCCGCGAACGTCGGTTGGAGGGATGGTGGGACATCGGCATCATCGTGTCATACAACGACCGGACGCACCGCCCCACGGAGCCAGGAGTTCCCGGAACAAGCGGCCGTCCAGGAAGTCGCGCCGGAGCGTACTGTGGGACCGTGAATCTTCCCGACGTCCTGAGCCTGGCGCGCACTCTCATGGAGGAGGCCGACGTCGGGGACTGGGAGCTGGGCCTCGACCGGGCGCGCCGTCGGGCCGGTCAGACGGACCACGCGCGACGCCGGCTCACGCTCAGCCGCCACCTCATGAGCCTGTATGACGAGGCGCAGGTGCGCGAGACGATCCTGCACGAGATCGCCCACGCCCGAGTAGGGCCCCACCACGGGCACGACGCCGTCTGGGCGGCCGAGGCGACCCGCCTGGGAGCCACGGGCCGACGGCTCGTGGACGCCCGGGCACCGCGAGTGCGAGGCCGGTGGGTGGGCAGGTGCCCGGCAGGCCATGAGGTGGATCGGATGCGCCGCCCGGCCTCGCCCGTCTCCTGCTCGCGCTGCGCTCCCCGATTCAGCCTGGAGCACCTGCTGTCCTGGAGCCTCGACGGCGAGCCCGTCGCCCACGAGGAGATCAGCGCGCGCTACAGCCGCCTTCTGAGAGCGGCTCGACGATGACCACAGAGCAGCCAGAACCACCCGGAAAGGTCACGAAGAAATGACCGGACGATAGTAGGCTCCTACCCGCCAGTTACATCGGCATAACAGGAGAGTCACACCGATGATCGTTACCACCACGCCCACCGTCGAGGGCTACCCCGTCACCCAGTACCTGCGAGTCGTCTGCGGCGAGACGATCGCCGGAGTCAACGCGCTCAAGGACATGGCGGCAGGATTCCGCAACATTGTGGGCGGCCGTTCTCAAACCTATGAGGCCGAGCTCGTCCAGGCCCGGGAGACCGCCCTGGCGGAGATGGTTCAGCGCGCCCAGGAGCTGGGCGCCGAAGGCGTCGTCGGTGTTGACATCGACTATGAGACCCTGGGCTCGGACAACGGCATGCTCATGGTGACGGCAAGCGGAACAGCCGTACGCTTCTCCCCGATCTCCTGAGCAATGATGATCGCCCAGGCCCTCCGGAAGAACTCTTGACTCATCGAATCGACCCGACCGAGAATTTCCCAGTTTTTTTCCAGGATTCTGCCCCTCGTCTTCACAGGGTGGTGGCGTTACATAGTGACCACCGCCGGACAGGGACGGTCTCGAGGGTTGGGGAGCCCAGTGACGGATCGTATTCCTGAGACGGCGTCAGGTCATAGGGAGCCTGGCGTAGTCGTTCCGGCGAAGGAGGAACCGCCTCCTCGGGTGCATGGGACCCCGGGTCGCAGGTGGGACCTCGCGAGGCTTGGGCCCGCGGTTCGGACTTCCGAACCGCGGGCCGAGTCCTTTTTCAACGGCTGCAGGCCAGCGGCACGCACCACACCGGCACCGCCCTCACGCTGACAGCTCCCGGTCACCCGGCAACTCACGCCGCCGTCCGTCCGCGATGTCAGAGACCTCATAGGTGTCACGGATGAAGAAGCGCGCAAGGATAAGGGCATGGCCGATTCAGCACAGCCCACCTTCTCGCGACTGTCCACCGCCCGCGTGACCACGGATCGTCCCGCCCGCTACGGCAAGCAGCTGACCGGCCACATGGGCCGTAAGATCACCACCGCGTGGGACGAGGGCGCCGCCTCCGGCTCCCTGACCTTCGACCGCGAGGGGACCGTCACCGGCGTTGTCGCGCTCTCCTGCCACGACGGCGTCCTCCAGCTCGACCTGTCCACTGACGACGAGCACCTCGAGAGGCTCGAGCACGTCGTCGGCATCCACCTGGCCCGCTTCGGCGCCAAGGAGGGCCTCACCGTGAGCTGGAGCCGTCAGGACGGCACGCCCGGCACCACCCAGGGGCCACTGACCCCGGAGGACCTTGAGCGCATGCGCGCTGAGCGAGAGGCCCGCAAGGCCTCGTCCTGATCGGCTCCCCTCGTCTCTGTCCCGCGCGACTCGGGCCGGTGTCACCGGCCCGAGCCGGCTACGTGGCCGAGGCCTCCTCGGCCACGGGGTCACCCACCCGCAGCATGAGGAGCAGGCCGGTGGCCAGCACGGCGACGATCCCGAGGATCCCCCAGTAGTTGGCCCCCGGCCCGACGACGCGTGTGCCCAGGTAGATGAAGATGCCGTACATCATGGGGGCCATGAAGGAGACCGCCCGCCCGGTGGTCGCGTAGAGGCCGAAGATCTCACCCTCCTGCCCCTCGGGGATGATGCGGGCCAGGAAGGAGCGGGCGGCGGACTGGGCCGGCCCCACACAGGCCGACAGGAGCAGACCCAGCACCCAGAAGGCCACCGTGCCGGCGGAGTGCAGGATGAAGACCAGCAGCCCGGCCACCACCAGGATGATGAGGCTGGCCATGATGACGTTGCGCGGGCCGAAGCGGTCGTCGAGCCGCCCGGCGGCGATCGTGGCGATACCGGCCACGATGTTGGCGACGATGGCGAAGATGATGACGTCGCCCGATGAGAAGCCGAAGGTGTTCTGGGCGATGATGCCGCCGTAGGTGAAGACTCCGGCCAGGCCGTCGCGGAAGACGGCGGCGGCGAGCAGGAACCACAGCAGCCGCGGCTGGAAGTGGTGAAGCTGGAGCAGCGTGCGCCACAGCAGCCTGTAGGAGGTCAGGATCGACTCCTTGTGCTCGACATGGTGGGACACGGCCTCCTCGGGCTCGACCTCCATGCCAGCCCGGTCCCGTCCCGGCTCGGCGGACGCCAGGCCCTCATCCATCTCCTCATCGCGGTCCGTGCGAGAGCGCCCGAGCCTGCGGGAGCGGTTGATGAGGACCGGGAGCGCGGACAGGCCGAACCAGGCCGCGGAGGCCAGCATGGCCACGCGCACCCCCATGCCGCTGCCGGCGGGGAAGGAGATGAGAGGACTCGGCCCGACCAGGGTGACGTAGAGGATGAGCAGCAGGACGATGCCGCCGAGGTACCCCATCCCCCACCCCAGGCCGCTGACGGCGCCGATCCGGTCCTTGGAGGCCAGGTGGTTGAGGATGGCGTTGTAGTTGACGGAGGCCAGCTCGAAGAAGATGTTGCCGATCCCCAGCAGGACGATGCCGAGCCACAGATAGCCGGGCTCCGGCCGCACGAGGAACAGCGCCGCCGAGACCGCCACCACCACGGCGGTGTAGCCCCCGAGCCAGAAGATGGTCCGCCCGGCCCTGTCGGAGCGCTGCCCGGTCACGGGCGCCAGCAGGGCGATGAACAGTCCGGCGACCGCCAGCCCGATCGACAGCGACGACTCGTTGTCCGCCTTGGGCCCGAAGGAGTCGCTGACCAGGTAGACGGTGAAGACGAAGGTGGTGATGACGGCGTTGAAGGCCGCCGATCCCCAGTCCCACAGGCCCCAGGCGATGACGGGCCAGGACAGGAGCCGGGTGCGGGAGCCGGCCTGCGTGGGAGCAGGCGTCACTGTCGTGCTCATGGGAGAGACGATAGAACCATCTGTGCTTGTCACGGTATCGAAAGGGAAACAGAACTCATCGTCAGTTCTCCCCATCCTCAGGAGATCTGTCGCGGTCCTTCGTGGGACCGGCGCTCCAGGAGCAGCTCGGCCAGGGCCAGGTCCATCGGCGTCGTCACCTTCATGGCGCGTTCGTCCCCGGCGACGACGACTACGCGGCCACCGCGGGCCTCGACCAGGCCGGCGTCGTCAGAGGCGGCGAGCGCCTCGTCCCCGGCCCGCTGGGCCCCGGCGCGGTGGGCGGCCACCAGTGCGCCCGTCTCGAAACCCTGCGGGGTCTGGACCGCCCGGAGCCGGGCTCTTCGGGGAGTGCCGACGACGGGCTCGGGCTCGCCGGCCTCACCGGCCTCGACCTCCTTGACGGTGTCGGTCACGGGCAGTGCCGGGACCACGGCCTCGTGCCCGGCGCGCACGGCGGCGATCACCCGCCGCGTCACCTCCGGCGGCGTCAGCGCTCGCGCCGCGTCGTGGACGACGACGACGTCGGCCTGCGGCACCGCGGCCAGGGCCGCCGCGAGCCCCAGGGCCACGGAGGCCTGCCGCGAGTGCGCCGAGCCGGCAACGACCTGGATCCCGGTTCCCGCCCCCCGCGCCTGGATGGGATCCGTCTCCCGGCGCCCGCCTGGCGCACCGTCCGGCAGGTCGTCGGTCAGACCGTCGGTCAGACCGTCGAGCTCAGCGCGGAAGCGCTCGACGTCGTCGGCAGGGGCGGTGACAACGAGGTGGCTGACCTCCCCGGAGGCGATGAGGCCGGTTGCCGCTCGCCGCAGGAGGCTGATGCCGCCGAGAGGGACGAGGGCCTTGGGGACACCGGCCCCCAGGCGGGAGCCGGAGCCCGCCGCGGTGAGAACGGCGACCGCCCCAGCCGGAGCGGACTCGGGCGGGGCGGATGACTGGGATGCAGGAGTGGTGCTCACGAGCAGGACGCTACCGTGCGCGTCACCGCCTGAGCCCGAGCTCCGTGCGGTTCAGGAGGCGAGGACCTCGTCCAGGCGGGACTCGGCCTCCTCCTCCGGGGTCTTCTGGGCCAGGGCCAGCTCGGAGACGAGGATCTGACGGGCCTTGGCCAGCATGCGCTTCTCACCGGCGGACAGGCCCCGGTCCGTGTCACGACGGGAGAGGTCCCGCACCACCTCAGCGACCTTGATGACGTCTCCGGAGGCGATCTTCTCCTGGTTGGCCTTGAACCGGCGAGACCAGTTCGTGGGCTCCTCGGTCAACGGTGCTCGCAGCACCTCGAAAACTCTTTCCAGCCCGGTCTCGTCAACGACGTCGCGGACGCCGATGAGCTCGACGCTTTCGGCGGGGACCAGGATGGTCAGGTCACCCTGAGCCACCTCGAGCTGCAGGTATGTCTTCTCCTCACCGCGTACCTTGCGCTGCCGGATATCAATGATCCGGGCGGCCCCGTGGTGCGGGTAGACGACAGTCTCACCGACTTCATAGGTCATAAGGATGACTCTCCAGACTGGTTTGCGGGCCTCTAGTTTATCAGGTCATTCCGCGAAAAGATCGGGGACGTATCTCACAGGGGTCACGGCGGTCACGGTTCAAATCAGGGCGGGAATGCGAGGGCCCCGGAAAGAGGGTTCAGCGCTCCGAGCCGCTGTCGAGTCGATAGCCAAGGCCTCTGACCGTGGTGATGAGAACCGGTTTGGAGGCGTCGGCCTCAATCCTGCCCCGCAGTCGTTTGACGTGGACGTCCAGGGTTTTGGTGTCCCCCTCGTAATCAGGTCCCCAGAGGCGCTCGATGATCTGGCTGCGGGTGAGAACACGTCCGGGATGCCTCAGAAACAGCTCCAGGAGATCGAACTCCCGCAGCGGCATGGCCACGGGCTCGCCGTCGACCCTGACCTCGTGGCGCTCCACGTCCATCCGCACCCGGCCGGCAGCCAGAACCTGCTCGGGCTCTACGGGGACCGCCCGACTACGGCGCAGAACGGCCTTGAGGCGGGCCAGAAGCTCCCGGTAGGAGTAGGGCTTGGTGACGTAGTCGTCGGCGCCGATCTCCAGGCCGACGATCTTGTCCAGCTCGGTGTCCTTGGCGCTGAGCATGATGACCGGCACGGAGGAGGACCGCCGGATACGGGTGCACACCTCGGTCCCGTCCAGGCGCGGCAGCATGAGATCCAGCAGGACCAGGTCGATGGGCCCCACGCCGCCGGGTCGTCGGGAGGACTCGAAGATCTCGACGGCGCGCTGGCCGTCCTCGGCCTCGACCACCTCGAAGCCGTCGCGCCGCAGGCCGAAGGCGAGCGGGTCGCGGAAGTTCTCCTCGTCCTCGACCAGGAGGATGCGGGTCGGGCCGACCGGCGACGTCGGCGACGCCGGCGGCGACATCGACGATGCCGGTGACGCCACGGTCCGCGCCGCGGCCTGTCCCACGGCCGGCGCTGCGGAGGCCGTAGAGGACACAGAGGATGCGGAGGACGCGGAGGACTCTGCCGGGCTCACGACGCACTCCTTGACGACCGATCTGAAGGCCGCCCTGGAGAGGGCTCCGGCGACTGGCCGGCTGCGTCGTCGATCGGATCGCCCTCGACCGGATCCTCCTCAGCGGGACCTTCCGCACCGGGCTCGTTGTGGACCGGCTCCCCCTCGGGCAGGCGCGGGAGCACGAGGGTGAAGGTGGATCCCCGTCCCGGGGCGGACCACAGCTCGACGGTGCCGCCGTGGTCGGCGGCCACGTGCTTGACGATGCTCAGCCCCAGGCCGGTGCCGCCGGTGGCGCGCGAGCGGGCCTTGTCGACTCGGTAGAAGCGCTCGAAGACGCGCTCCTGCTCCTCCTTGGGGATGCCGATCCCCTGGTCGACGACGGCGATGCGCACGATCTCGGGGTCCTGCGGGTCCTGCGAGACGCCCACCGACACCCGGGTGCGGGGCTCGGAGTAGCGGATGGCGTTGTCCAGCAGGTTGCGCACGGCGGTGGTGATGAGGGCGGCGTCGCCGCGCACCCGCAGCCCCTTGGTGCCTCCGGCCACGAGGGTGATCTGGCGGCCGTCGGCCTCGACGCGAACCCGGTCCACGGCCTCGGCGACAACCTCGTCGATGTCGACGACCTCGGGCTCGGCCAGGGCGTCGCCCTCCTGGAGCCGGGTGAGCTCGATGATCTCCTGGACCAGGACACCCAGCCGGCGGGCCTCCTTGCGCATGCGCCCGGAGTAGTCGCGCACGAAGTCGGGGTCGTCGGCGCCGGCCTCGACGGTCTCGGCCAGCAGCTGGATCGCGCCGACCGGGGTCTTGAGCTCGTGGGAGACGTTGGCGACGAAGTCGCGGCGCATGGCCTCCACCCGGCGGGCCGCGGTGTGGTCCTCGATGAGGATGAGGACGCGTCCCTGCCCGATGCCGGCCACGCGCACCTGCAGATGGAACTGGCCGGCCCCCGGGACCCTCCCCCGGGCCACGGTGACGGCGGCGTCCTGAGCCCGGCCCGAGGTTCGGACCCGCCTGACCATCTCCGCCACGGTCGGCTCGACGACGGCGTCGTCGCGCACGATGTTGAAGGTGTAGGCCGACGCCGAGGCGCGCAGGACCTCGTCGTCGTCATCGAGGACGACGACCGTCGAGCGCAGCGCGGCCAGGACCGGGACGGTCGTGTCGGTCCCGGCCAGGCCGGCGAGGTCGGCGGCGCTCGTGGCCGCCTCGCGCCTGCGACGGGACAGCACGACGCCGATCCCCGCCCCCAGGCACACGAGACCCACGGCGGCGGCAGCAAGGAGAATGGTGACGGTTGGACCCACGTTTCTAGGGTAGTTGAGACCCGACGGCGCTTTCCGGCCGGATCCGCCCCTGGGCGTGCCGCTTGCGGCGACGTCACAGGGCTGCTGTGCTTGGGACCGGTATCCACCGATATCCTTTGGCAGCACCCTCGGCGGCAGCGCTGAGCGGCGCCGTCGAGCCGCATCATCGACATCACCGACCGGCACGAGTCATCGGCCCCCGCCCGGAACAGGAGCAGCCTCATGCGCGCCATCTTCAATCAGGAGCTCAAGCAGCTGGGCTCCGACCTCGAGTCCATGGCCAACCAGGTCGCCACCGCGATCGAGCGGGCCGCGGAGTCCCTGCGCCAGGGGGACATCGTCATCGCCGAGCAGGTGATCGACGCCGACGAGCGCATCAATGACCTCCAGCGGGACATCGACGACCTGTGCGTCATGCTGCTGGCCCGTCAGCAGCCGGTGGCCGGGGACCTGCGCAACGTCCTGTCCGCGCTGCGCATGGCCCAGACTCTGGAGCGCCAGGGCGACCTGGCTCGTCACGTGGCGGCCATCGCCCGGGGCCGCTACCCCGAGCCGCCGCTGCCCGAGCCGGTCCTGGGGCTCATCCTCCAGATGGCGGACCTGGCGGTGCGCGCGGGCAAGGACGTCGCCCGGCTCATCTCGACGCGGGACCTGGAGCTGGCCGCCGTCATCCAGTCCAACGACGCCGAGCTCGACGCCCTGCACCGGCGCTCCTTCCAGATGATCCTGGACCCGGCCCACGACCTGAGCCGCCAGCAGGTCATCGACGCCGTCCTCATGGGGCGGTTCCTGGAGCGCTTCGGCGACCACTCGACGTCGGTGGCCAGCCGCGTGGCCTACCTCGTCTCGGGGGCCTCCATGCCGGAGACCCACGACGCCGAGGACGCCGACGCGCTCCACTGAGCGATCCGCGCCAACGAGACGGGCGGCGTCGAACCTTTCTCAGGTTCGACGCCGCCCGCGTCCTTGAGGGGAAGCGGAGAGCCGGTGGGCTCACTTGCCCTGGTTGGCCACCGCCGCGATCTTGGCCTCGGCCTCGGGGTCGAGGTAGCGGCCGCCCTTCTTGAGGGGCTTGAGGGTCTCCTCGTCGAGCTCGTAGACCAGCGGGATCCCGGTGGGGATGTTGACGCCGGCGATGTCGTCGTCGGAGATGTCGTCGAGGTGCTTGACGATGGCGCGCAGCGAGTTGCCGTGGGCGGCGATCATGACGGTCTTGCCGGTCTTGATCTCCGGGACGATGGTGCCCTCCCAGTAGGGCAGGAGACGCTCGAGGACGTCCTTGAGGCACTCGGTGGCCGGAATGGGCTCGCCGGCGTAGCGGGGGTCGGTGTCCTGGGAGAACTCGGAGCCGGGCTCGATGGCGGGCGGCGGCACGTCGTAGGAGCGGCGCCACTGCATGAACTGCTCCTCCCCGTACTCGTCGCGGATCTCCTTCTTGTTCTTGCCCTGCAGGGCGCCGTAGTGGCGCTCGTTGAGGCGCCAGTCGCGCTCCACCGGGATCCAGTGACGGTCGGCGGCGTCCAGGGACAGGTTGGCGGTCATGATGGCGCGGCGCAGCATCGAGGTGAAGAGCTTCTCGGGGAGGACACCGGCCTCCTTGAGGAGCTCGCCGCCGTGGACGGCCTCGGCGCGGCCCTTGTCTGACAGCGGGACGTCGACCCAGCCGGTGAAGAGGTTCTTCGCGTTCCATTCGCTCTCGCCGTGGCGGAGCAGTACGAGGGTGTAAGCCATGGCTCTATCCTGCCAGGATCCCCGGCACGGCGCGAGGCCCTGGGGTCCTAGAGCCGGTCGCGAAAGCACGATGAGGCGTCCGCGTGTTCGTAGGGTAGGTCGCGCGGTCGTGCCCTCTACCCCCTCGAACGCGAGCCCTAAGGTACGACCGCGACGGGTCACGTGCCTTGCCGCAGCCCCACATGTCGCAACACGACCTAGGACGTCGCTGGGGCCGCGCCCTCGTTCTCCCGCACCTACTCCACGGGCTCCGGGTCGTACTGGCCGGGAGCCGACCGCACTGCACGAGGTCCGGACCCTCGTGGAGTGCGGTCGCACCTCCCCCAGCAGCACCCCGACCACGTGCAGTAACCCTGCGCGGTACAGACCCCTGGATCGACCGCTCAGCCGCAGCCCCCAACAGACTTTCATAACAGGCGCTAGAGCCTGTTGTGCGGGCCGGCTGTACAGGCCGGCGCGGCGAGACGTCGGAACCCGCGATCGCGCCCGGCGGCCACCCGCTGCCGCTCAGGCTCAGGTCTCTCAGCGGCAGCCCCGACGACGAGAGGTCACCCGCGGACAGGTCCCGCCCTCACGCCACTGACATGAAGGCCATATTCACGTATTGAAAACACGGCGGCCCTGGTAATGCGCCGGAGCGCGTAACCAGGGCCACGGTGCGAGGTGGCAATAAGCTCGAGGTTAGCTCGATGCAGGGTGCCGACTCACATGAGCCCGCCGCACCCGCGCACTCTCAGTTGCTGGGGTTGACCTCGTAGTAGGCCTTGCGCACCTCGGCGGAGACACGACCGCGATCAGAAACCTCCAGGCCCTGCTCACGGGCCCATTCGCGAATCTTCTGAGTGTCGGAAGGACCGCTGGAACGACGGCGACCGGAACTACGGCGGCCGCCGGTACGACGAGCCTTTCCGACCCATTCCTCCAGGGACTCACGAAGAGCCGCTGCGTGCTCATCGTTCAGGTCGATCTCGTAGGTCACGCCATCAAGGGCGAAGGTAACGGTCTGGTTGGCCTCGGACCCGTCGACATCGTCGACGAGGATGACCTGAGTCTTCTGTGCCATGATTCCTCATTCTGACTGGGGGAGCGGGCCTAAGCATGTATCCCGCTGCGGACAACGTTAGATTAAACAATAGTCGCCCTCAATGCAACACAACTTTTCGCCAGCTGCATTACTGATCGCACTCACCGTCCTAAACCCGCGGCGCCCCGCGCCGGCATACCGCCCCATGCAGCCCGGCCTCGGGGAGGAAAACTGTGAAAGCCCTGATGCCTCCTTTGGAGATCTCCACGAGACACGGCTGGACAAACCACGCCCGTCAGGCGCGTCCTTCCAGTCGACTAGAGGTATCCGCAGACCGGTCGAGCCGCGATAGAACGCCTCCCAGAGGGCTCTCAGAGAGCAGTGGAGGATTCTCTCAGCCGGAAGAGATCAACGACCACCACCGACACCGCGCCCTCATCCCAGGAAGCACCGTCGGGCCAGTAAAATCCCACCCTCTCCGACGTCCGGCATCACCCCAATCGCTCAACGTTGAGCATTTGGGGCACACACCCCTTCCAGAAAGCAGCGCCGCGGGAGGGCGGACACGGAGGGAGAGATGTGTCAGAACGCACACCCAACAAGATGCCGGCCAACGCGAAAGCCCCGGGAGACAAGTGCTCCCGGGGCCGATCGAGCCGCCTGTGGGAATCGAACCCACGACCTATTCATTACGAGTGAATCGCTCTGCCGACTGAGCTAAGGCGGCGCTCTGACGTAAGCAGCAGAGCCGAAGATACCGTTCCCGCACCCGCCACCGCAATCCAGCACAACACCGTCGGCCGTGTTCCTCGACACAGTGAACCGGCCCTCGCACGCCGACGGGACCTCAGCTCAACACATACCCCTGCACCCGGATCTTCCGGATCCGCACTGGAGTATGAGGGGAGCAGCGCGCATCCTAGAGATA includes the following:
- a CDS encoding histone-like nucleoid-structuring protein Lsr2, translated to MAQKTQVILVDDVDGSEANQTVTFALDGVTYEIDLNDEHAAALRESLEEWVGKARRTGGRRSSGRRRSSGPSDTQKIREWAREQGLEVSDRGRVSAEVRKAYYEVNPSN